From one Acidobacteriota bacterium genomic stretch:
- a CDS encoding sigma-70 family RNA polymerase sigma factor: MAADPSSDVTRMLREWSAGDPSAADRLLPVVYAELRRLAAGYLKRERTGHTLQPTALVNEAWMKLAGQNAPWQNRAHFLGVAAGAMRRILVDHARRRQAQKRGGSELRVTLTDAAAPGGGSEIDLVRLDEALERLAALDERQAKMVTMRFFAGLTVEETAEALGVSEKTVKRDWAAAKAYLHRELGGGR; encoded by the coding sequence ATGGCCGCAGACCCGTCCTCCGACGTGACGCGGATGCTCCGCGAGTGGAGCGCGGGGGACCCGTCGGCCGCCGACCGGCTCCTGCCCGTCGTGTACGCCGAGCTGCGCCGCCTCGCGGCCGGCTACCTGAAGCGCGAGCGCACGGGTCACACGCTCCAGCCCACCGCCCTCGTGAACGAGGCGTGGATGAAGCTCGCGGGCCAGAACGCGCCCTGGCAGAACCGCGCCCACTTTCTGGGCGTCGCGGCGGGGGCGATGCGCCGCATCCTCGTGGACCACGCGCGCCGGCGGCAGGCGCAGAAACGCGGCGGCAGTGAGCTGCGCGTGACGCTGACGGACGCCGCCGCCCCCGGCGGCGGGAGCGAGATCGACCTCGTCCGCCTCGACGAGGCGCTCGAGCGCCTCGCGGCCCTCGACGAGCGGCAGGCGAAGATGGTCACGATGCGGTTCTTCGCGGGCCTCACCGTCGAGGAGACGGCCGAAGCCCTCGGCGTCTCCGAAAAGACGGTCAAGCGCGACTGGGCCGCGGCGAAGGCGTACCTCCACCGCGAGCTCGGGGGCGGGCGGTGA
- a CDS encoding dCMP deaminase family protein has translation MAPRVDWHRYFMNIAHEVASRATCPRKHVGAVVVRDKRILSTGYNGSLRGLPHCDEAGCLMEDGHCVATVHAEANAILQAAMNGVRIEGGEIYTTASPCWNCFKLIANSGLSAVYFGEFYREKRIHDYAEKVGIQLVDLSALSTLSPPPA, from the coding sequence ATGGCGCCCCGGGTCGACTGGCACCGCTACTTCATGAACATCGCGCACGAAGTCGCGAGCCGGGCGACGTGTCCGCGCAAGCACGTCGGCGCGGTCGTGGTGCGCGACAAGCGCATCCTCTCGACGGGCTACAACGGCTCTCTGCGCGGCCTCCCGCATTGCGACGAGGCCGGCTGCCTGATGGAGGACGGCCACTGCGTCGCGACCGTTCACGCGGAGGCGAACGCGATCCTGCAGGCCGCGATGAACGGCGTGAGGATCGAGGGCGGGGAGATCTACACGACGGCGTCGCCCTGCTGGAACTGCTTCAAGCTCATCGCGAACTCGGGCCTTTCGGCCGTGTACTTCGGGGAGTTCTACCGCGAGAAGCGCATCCACGACTACGCGGAGAAGGTGGGGATCCAGCTCGTGGACCTCTCGGCCCTTTCGACCCTTTCGCCGCCGCCCGCCTGA
- a CDS encoding PilZ domain-containing protein: MDDVPQKTRAPRVPLDAELTFWRDGNHAEGRLTDLSESGFFTATDEPAPVGSRLEISFTLPNDRSGKIVTGEVIVVRRAEKGRPGFGARFFRLPQAAARMVEEFLARSARRRN; this comes from the coding sequence ATGGACGACGTCCCTCAGAAGACCCGCGCCCCCCGCGTTCCCCTCGATGCCGAGCTCACGTTCTGGCGCGACGGGAACCATGCCGAGGGCCGCTTGACGGACCTTTCGGAGAGCGGGTTCTTCACGGCCACGGACGAGCCCGCGCCCGTCGGCTCGCGCCTCGAGATCAGCTTCACGCTTCCCAACGACCGGAGCGGGAAGATCGTGACGGGCGAGGTCATCGTGGTGCGGCGCGCCGAGAAGGGGCGCCCGGGTTTCGGGGCGCGCTTCTTCCGCCTTCCGCAGGCGGCCGCCAGGATGGTCGAGGAGTTTCTCGCGCGCTCCGCGCGCCGGCGCAACTGA
- a CDS encoding TonB-dependent receptor, producing MRPPLFVSLRAVGASLALGLGLALRAAAQDGPEPDDPPRVRREVTVVSSRLDDAPPTAVVRVVSREEIDALPGAHTVPDVLRSVLGVDVRRRGPGGVQADVGIRGGDFNGTLVLVDGQPVNDPQSNHLSFDLDVPVAAIERIEVLAGPGSAVWGSNPVGGAVNIVTRGGALGRAAVQLEGRYAHGTQSLDQGGARLAVRVAEPVTVGVDWWRAETAGFREDTESATEILRLSSRWDTGKGPVTLGLGIADRRFGAYSFYGTAFPNQQESTRTRTATLGGSLALGGFTLTPSVFARAHHDDFVLDRENPSFYENLSDTVTSTARISVSHAALGGSVAAGVEGGRDTIASSNLGEHARNRGAVFAEFARAWNASAPGSGGFRAGLRADTYGDYGSRVSPYAGLTVRVAPPLTLRASFGTSFRVPTFTELYYRDPQSAGNPDLEPETAWSVDVGVKLAAGPVGLDAGYFHRDATNLIDFVRTPGDPVFHARNVLSAVTDGIEISAAWERGRPAFLSTLSVQAAWIFTDLAALSAAAGGAAEGRYVLDPLHVKTDAVVGLALPVSLGLTARFTYFSRPSFADGVWLLSSRLSWQAFQGRILELFVEGENLGDVRYEDVPGVPQPGRTALAGFNLTW from the coding sequence GTGAGGCCGCCTCTCTTCGTCTCCCTGCGCGCGGTCGGCGCCAGCCTGGCTCTCGGCCTCGGCCTCGCGCTGCGGGCCGCCGCGCAGGACGGCCCGGAGCCGGACGACCCGCCGCGGGTCCGCCGCGAGGTCACCGTCGTTTCGAGCCGCCTCGACGACGCGCCTCCTACAGCCGTCGTCCGCGTCGTGTCACGCGAGGAGATCGACGCGCTGCCGGGCGCGCACACGGTGCCGGACGTCCTGCGCTCCGTCCTCGGCGTCGACGTGAGGCGGCGCGGCCCCGGCGGCGTGCAGGCGGACGTCGGAATCCGCGGCGGCGACTTCAACGGGACGCTCGTCCTCGTGGACGGGCAGCCCGTGAACGACCCGCAGAGCAATCACCTCTCCTTCGACCTCGACGTCCCCGTCGCCGCGATCGAGCGCATCGAGGTCCTCGCGGGCCCCGGCTCGGCCGTCTGGGGCTCGAACCCCGTCGGCGGCGCCGTGAACATCGTGACGCGCGGCGGCGCCCTCGGGCGCGCGGCCGTCCAGCTCGAGGGGCGCTACGCACACGGGACGCAGTCCCTCGACCAGGGAGGCGCGCGCCTCGCGGTGCGCGTGGCCGAGCCCGTCACCGTCGGCGTGGACTGGTGGCGCGCGGAGACGGCGGGATTCCGCGAAGACACCGAGTCCGCGACGGAGATCCTGCGCCTTTCGAGCCGGTGGGACACCGGGAAGGGGCCCGTCACGCTCGGCCTCGGGATCGCGGATCGCCGCTTCGGCGCGTACTCCTTCTATGGAACGGCGTTCCCGAACCAGCAGGAGTCGACGCGCACACGCACGGCGACGCTCGGCGGCTCGCTCGCGCTCGGCGGCTTCACGCTGACGCCGTCCGTCTTCGCCCGCGCCCACCACGACGACTTCGTGCTCGACCGCGAGAACCCGTCGTTCTACGAGAACCTCAGCGACACCGTCACCTCGACGGCCCGAATTTCCGTGAGCCACGCGGCGCTCGGCGGCTCGGTCGCGGCCGGCGTGGAGGGCGGGCGCGACACCATCGCCTCGTCGAACCTCGGCGAACACGCCCGCAACCGCGGCGCGGTCTTCGCCGAGTTCGCGCGCGCGTGGAACGCCTCCGCGCCGGGCTCCGGCGGATTCCGCGCCGGCCTGAGGGCCGACACGTACGGCGACTACGGCTCGCGCGTCTCGCCCTACGCGGGGCTGACCGTGCGCGTCGCGCCGCCCCTCACGCTCCGCGCGTCCTTCGGCACGAGCTTCCGGGTCCCGACGTTCACGGAGCTCTATTACAGGGACCCGCAGTCCGCCGGGAACCCGGACCTCGAGCCCGAGACGGCGTGGTCGGTCGATGTGGGCGTGAAGCTCGCGGCCGGGCCGGTCGGCCTCGACGCCGGGTATTTCCACCGCGACGCGACGAACCTCATCGACTTCGTGCGGACGCCCGGCGACCCCGTGTTTCACGCACGCAACGTCCTCTCCGCCGTCACCGACGGGATCGAGATCTCCGCGGCGTGGGAACGCGGGCGCCCGGCGTTCCTTTCGACGCTGTCCGTCCAGGCGGCCTGGATCTTCACGGACCTCGCGGCTCTCTCCGCCGCGGCCGGCGGCGCCGCCGAGGGGCGCTACGTCCTCGATCCCCTCCACGTGAAGACCGACGCGGTCGTCGGCCTCGCGCTCCCCGTCTCCCTCGGGCTCACCGCGCGCTTCACGTACTTCTCGCGCCCGAGCTTCGCGGACGGCGTCTGGCTGCTGTCCTCCCGCCTCTCGTGGCAGGCCTTTCAGGGCCGCATCCTCGAGCTCTTCGTCGAGGGCGAAAACCTCGGGGACGTCCGCTACGAGGACGTGCCGGGGGTCCCGCAGCCCGGGCGAACGGCCCTCGCGGGATTCAACCTGACCTGGTGA
- a CDS encoding metal-dependent hydrolase, which yields MFHARLAAVSGVAVLSHVLMDWITSWGTMFFSPLDWSRFTLDWVFILDAILTGLLLLGLAGMWAVASRRGLARSRVAARAGLLAATAYVFFCGARHAEAERLLARLAPSPVSRAAIPQPGSPDRWLLLAGDGTNVSASFVDLGKRGREGTRAAGSEELARTGYAGGLTAILEHLGGVYRSRDDLLTRTIPHANGPFAARTLETGVAGVFGRFARFPAAREENQADGSVRVVLRDVRFGYLAPEVDPFTYVVHYDAAGRLLSAGFPSGRWMRGEAASGVGAAR from the coding sequence GTGTTCCACGCGCGCCTCGCGGCCGTCTCCGGCGTCGCGGTCCTGTCGCACGTCCTCATGGACTGGATCACGTCCTGGGGGACGATGTTCTTCTCGCCCCTCGACTGGTCGCGTTTCACGCTCGACTGGGTCTTCATCCTCGACGCGATCCTCACGGGCCTCCTGCTCCTCGGCCTCGCGGGCATGTGGGCCGTCGCGTCGCGCCGCGGACTCGCGCGCTCGCGCGTCGCGGCGCGTGCCGGCCTCCTTGCGGCGACGGCCTACGTCTTCTTCTGCGGGGCGAGACACGCCGAGGCCGAACGCCTCCTCGCGCGCCTCGCGCCCTCCCCGGTTTCCCGCGCCGCCATCCCGCAGCCCGGCTCGCCCGACCGCTGGCTGCTCCTCGCCGGCGACGGGACGAACGTCTCGGCGTCCTTCGTCGACCTCGGCAAGCGCGGGCGTGAAGGGACACGCGCGGCCGGCTCCGAGGAGCTCGCGCGCACGGGCTATGCGGGCGGCCTCACGGCCATTCTCGAGCACCTCGGCGGCGTCTACCGCTCGCGCGACGACCTCCTGACACGCACGATCCCGCACGCGAACGGGCCCTTCGCCGCGCGCACCCTGGAGACGGGCGTGGCGGGCGTCTTCGGCCGCTTTGCGCGCTTCCCGGCCGCGCGCGAGGAGAACCAGGCCGACGGAAGCGTCCGCGTCGTCCTGCGCGACGTCCGGTTCGGGTATCTCGCGCCCGAGGTCGACCCGTTCACGTACGTCGTGCATTACGACGCGGCGGGCCGTCTCCTCTCCGCGGGCTTCCCGTCGGGCCGGTGGATGCGCGGCGAGGCGGCTTCGGGCGTGGGGGCGGCGCGATGA